A single region of the Garra rufa chromosome 6, GarRuf1.0, whole genome shotgun sequence genome encodes:
- the LOC141336903 gene encoding uncharacterized protein: MNQDLLSGGSGSRAAQQQRQRPGAAGAGNSTSGRTPQPQAEHMNRVLEEQEQEAQQQRREPGEEEEGGRERPREAEEEPWPSGGEPVEEGRRSEVNGAEKGAQWMWEQEQRRRGRRNREDEENEEEENNNSGREGQVGAGLRSEEDDDRPEDEEDGEEEMDQDSDEFEHSEESGREEEEEAEDEEEGEEGLHSPSLRTSVSDHNDNTDQSSGRQHQSSPSVCKNKVSEQI, encoded by the coding sequence ATGAACCAGGATCTGCTGTCGGGGGGCAGCGGCAGCAGGGCGGCCCAGCAGCAGAGGCAAAGGCCTGGGGCAGCGGGGGCAGGTAACAGCACCTCCGGCCGCACACCTCAGCCCCAGGCGGAGCACATGAATCGGGTGCTGGAGGAGCAGGAGCAGGAggcacagcaacagagaagagaACCGGGCGAGGAGGAAGAGGGTGGACGAGAGCGGCCGAGGGAGGCAGAGGAGGAGCCATGGCCTTCCGGAGGTGAGCCGGTCGAGGAGGGACGGAGGAGCGAGGTGAACGGAGCTGAGAAGGGCGCCCAGTGGATGTGGGAGCAGGAGCAGCGCCGGCGGGGTAGACGGAATCGCGAAGACGAGGAGAACGAGGAGGAGGAGAATAATAACAGTGGAAGGGAAGGACAGGTCGGGGCAGGACTTCGTTCAGAGGAAGATGACGACCGGCCAGAGGACGAGGAGGATGGTGAGGAGGAAATGGACCAGGATAGCGATGAATTTGAGCATTCAGAAGAGAGTGGgagggaagaggaggaggaggcggAAGATGAGGAAGAAGGAGAGGAAGGCCTCCACTCTCCCTCCCTCAGGACCAGTGTGTCAGACCATAATGATAACACGGACCAGTCCTCTGGACGACAGCACCAAAGCTCACCCTCTGTCTGCAAGAATAAGGTAAGCGAGCAAATTTAA